A segment of the Dethiosulfovibrio russensis genome:
CCGATCGCTCGATCGAGGAAATCTCTCAAAATCTCCTGGAAGATATGAGGTTAACCCACGTAAACTAGAGGATAGGGCGAAAGATTACCCCGACGGCTTAAGCCGTCGGGGTAATCTTTTCCGTTATCAGTCTGAAAGGCCGTACTGTTTCAGAAGTTGCTGGTACTTATCCTCGACCGTTGCAGGAGTTTCTCGCTCATCGGCATATGGATCGGTCGCGGGCGCGATCCCCGGAGGAACATGGGCGGGGATGGACGGCGGAATCACAGATGGAGCGACTTCTGACGGAACGGTCATCTCTCCCAGCTGGAAGGATCTGTCCTGAGGAAGCAGTAATAATCTGGGAGCGTTGGGGTCCTCCATCGCCATCATGGGAGATCCGCCGTGTAACGGACAAATTGCCTTCGGTGCTCTGTCCTGCGGCAAGTACAGCTCTGCGAAAGAGCAGCCGTCTGAAGCGATGTAGCCGGATTTACGGCAAACCCTGACCTTGATCACCGCGGAATCTTCTGGTACGTCGAAAATGCTCGGATAGGTTCTCATGGTAACGGCTTTTTCCATGAAATTTTTCCAAACGGGGAGAGCGACTCTCCCTCCCGTGGCGGCCCTTCCTAGAGGTTTATGATCGTCGTTCCCTGCATAAACGACGGAGACCAGGCCTGGTAGTCCGCCAGCGAACCACGCATCGCTGTACTCGTTCGTCGTTCCCGTTTTTCCGAAGACCTCGTATCCCGTTAGAGCCGCTCTGCGTCCCGTTCCGGCCTTGACCACGTCTATCAACATAGATCTCATCACTATGGCGGTGGAGGAATCTATGGCATCTTCTAGCCTCGGAGCGTGGCTTTCGAGTGTTTTATCGTTGTTATCCCTTATCTCTCTTATGGAGTAGGGAGCGACCTTTTTGCCGTTGTTTGCGTAAACGCAGTAAACCGATGCCATCTCCAGAGGGGTCACGCTGGCGGTACCCAGCCCGATCGATAAAGCCGGAGATAGGTGTGGCGATGTTATACCCAGCCTTCTGGCCATGGACATTACTGCTTCTACACCGGTAAGATCAGTAAGCCTAACGGCAGGAGTGTTGTGAGAATGGGTAAGGGCTTCGAACAACGTTTCTTCTCCTGCGAATTTTTTGCTGTAGTTGCCGGGAGTCCAAATCTTGTCAACGCTCTCTTTTATCTCGTAGGAGATGGGTTTGTCCAGGATATGATCCGTGGGCATATAGCCGCTTTCCAGTGCCGCGGTGTAGAGTATCGGCTTGAAGGCCGAGCCGGGCTGACGATAGGCCTGAGTGGCTCTGTTGAATTTGCTGACCTCGAAATCCTTTCCTCCGACCAGAGCCAAGATCTCCCCGGTCTCAGGATCCATTGCTACTATAGCTCCCTCCGACTTGAGCTCTTGGATGGCCTCCTCCGCCGCTATCTGTAGATCCAAGTCGATGGTAGTGTATATCTTTAGGCCTGAAGAATAGACGCGATCTCTTCCATATTTAGGCAACAGTCTCTTGAAAAGTATGTGACTCACGAAATAAGGTGCCTTGTTGACGTTGAGCACGTTTTTTACGGTGGTGTTGTTGAAAGTCAGTTTTTCCGATTGGGCTCTTTTTTTCTGTTCTTCCGTTATCCACCCCAAAGTAGTCAGTCTTTGAAGGACGTATCTTTGACGGACTTTGGCTTTTTTGAGGTTTTTTATCGGAGAATACCTCTCCGGTGCCGCTATAAGACCTGCTAGAACCGACGCCTCAGCCAAGGTCAGGCTCGACGGCGTTTTTCCGAAGTAAGCCTGAGCGGCGGCTCCTATTCCCCAGGCCCCGTGTCCGAAGTATATGGCGTTTAGATAGGTCTCCAGTATCTTATCCTTGCTGTACAGTTGTTCTATGCGAAGCGATAGGATCGCCTCTCTCCCTTTTCTCTGCATAGTTTGATCCAATGTGAGAAATAAATTTCTGGCCAGCTGCTGCGTTATCGTGCTTGCGCCGTGCCCACCTTCACCTGAAAAGATCGATCGCATAATCGCCAGGGGTCTTATCCCGTGATGGGAATAAAAAGAGGAGTCTTCCGCTGCTAAAGTGGACATCACCATCCACCTGGAGATATCCTTGAGCTCCACCGGTCGTCTGTTTTCCAGAAACAGTTTCGTTATTACCTTGCCATTCCTATCGTACACGACGCTGGCTTCGTTAGCCTTATAGGAAAGGATCTCGTCGTCAGAGGGTAGGTCCTGAGCCAGTTTCGATACGATGACGGCAGTCCCTATAGCGCTCAAAGCGACTATTACCGTCAAAGACAAAAAGAAAAAGGTCCCCAGAATTCGCCAAAGAGAAGAGGGGGCCTTCCGATTTTTAGTTTTTTTGCGTAACATGAATC
Coding sequences within it:
- a CDS encoding penicillin-binding protein 1A; the protein is MLRKKTKNRKAPSSLWRILGTFFFLSLTVIVALSAIGTAVIVSKLAQDLPSDDEILSYKANEASVVYDRNGKVITKLFLENRRPVELKDISRWMVMSTLAAEDSSFYSHHGIRPLAIMRSIFSGEGGHGASTITQQLARNLFLTLDQTMQRKGREAILSLRIEQLYSKDKILETYLNAIYFGHGAWGIGAAAQAYFGKTPSSLTLAEASVLAGLIAAPERYSPIKNLKKAKVRQRYVLQRLTTLGWITEEQKKRAQSEKLTFNNTTVKNVLNVNKAPYFVSHILFKRLLPKYGRDRVYSSGLKIYTTIDLDLQIAAEEAIQELKSEGAIVAMDPETGEILALVGGKDFEVSKFNRATQAYRQPGSAFKPILYTAALESGYMPTDHILDKPISYEIKESVDKIWTPGNYSKKFAGEETLFEALTHSHNTPAVRLTDLTGVEAVMSMARRLGITSPHLSPALSIGLGTASVTPLEMASVYCVYANNGKKVAPYSIREIRDNNDKTLESHAPRLEDAIDSSTAIVMRSMLIDVVKAGTGRRAALTGYEVFGKTGTTNEYSDAWFAGGLPGLVSVVYAGNDDHKPLGRAATGGRVALPVWKNFMEKAVTMRTYPSIFDVPEDSAVIKVRVCRKSGYIASDGCSFAELYLPQDRAPKAICPLHGGSPMMAMEDPNAPRLLLLPQDRSFQLGEMTVPSEVAPSVIPPSIPAHVPPGIAPATDPYADERETPATVEDKYQQLLKQYGLSD